One region of Vigna angularis cultivar LongXiaoDou No.4 chromosome 10, ASM1680809v1, whole genome shotgun sequence genomic DNA includes:
- the LOC108335434 gene encoding uncharacterized protein LOC108335434 gives MQSSESVKMEATTTMTAAAAPIQGREGSQGDGEKGIACSSQTMELKVGADDVTEAHSLDPNPLALAGHKRKASSEIDPHRVNSSDPLSSPTAEQHAEMVPPQGGEKEKVEDDKNVPQRGILVDLNQGLEEMDAYLYDDVFKEKVEKVETVAEDNIAVKPEGEKGELSDFDLNQEGGVIHSNKDREKEKVETSDTKMENPDVKPDEGLSKMDTDLGEETVNVGKETAVETDSIESKEVVPYVAENVEIGSSAIEGESCVVVENTEAASENKQEEPASLIDEIYQMELTCELNKECDPFSDDDVESTTSAVPAETHAADKNEVEVADKMEVESYDVVPEKKNEEMETHAAEKVDVLPHDAVDQEKMKNEVELDDVEKVGGQLCTEKQEEGHSTTGENEVETSSPVKVGLLRDPLDFDLDLNELPSMEDD, from the exons ATGCAGAGCTCTGAGTCAGTGAAAATGGAGGCCACCACCACCATGACCGCCGCTGCTGCTCCAATTCAAGGTAGAGAAGGGTCTCAGGGAGACGGAGAAAAGGGAATTGCTTGTTCCTCTCAAACAATGGAGCTTAAGGTTGGCGCTGATGATGTCACTGAAGCGCATTCACTGGATCCGAATCCCTTGGCTTTGGCTGGTCACAAGAGGAAGGCTTCATCAGAGATCGATCCTCATCGTGTCAACTCTTCTGATCCTCTATCATCCCCAACTGCTGAACAGCATGCTGAAATGGTGCCTCCTCAAG GTGGAGAGAAGGAGAAAGTGGAAGATGACAAGAACGTGCCTCAGAGAGGGATTTTGGTAGACCTGAACCAAGGCCTAGAAGAAATGGATGCCTATCTTTATGACGATGTGTTCAAAGaaaaagtggaaaaagtggaaaCTGTTGCTGAGGACAACATTGCAGTGAAGCCTGAAGGCGAGAAGGGAGAACTTTCGGATTTTGACCTAAACCAAGAGGGAGGAGTGATCCACTCAAACAAGGAtcgggaaaaagaaaaagtggaaACTAGTGATACTAAGATGGAGAACCCTGATGTGAAGCCTGATGAGGGGCTTTCCAAGATGGACACAGACCTCGGAGAAGAAACAGTGAATGTTGGAAAAGAAACAGCAGTGGAGACTGATTCTATAGAAAGCAAAGAGGTTGTGCCCTATGTTGCAGAAAACGTGGAAATAGGATCTTCTGCAATTGAAGGGGAGAGTTGTGTAGTTGTTGAGAACACAGAAGCTGCTTCTGAGAATAAACAAGAGGAGCCTGCTTCCTTGATTGATGAAATATATCAAATGGAGCTTACTTGCGAATTGAACAAAGAGTGCGACCCTTTTTCTGATGATGATGTGGAATCCACGACTTCTGCTGTGCCTGCTGAGACTCACGCTGCAGACAAGAATGAAGTGGAGGTTGCTGATAAAATGGAAGTTGAGTCTTATGATGTGGTTCCGgagaagaagaatgaagaaatGGAGACTCATGCTGCTGAGAAAGTTGATGTTTTACCTCATGATGCTGTGGATCaggagaagatgaaaaatgaagtGGAGCTTGATGATGTTGAGAAAGTTGGAGGTCAGCTTTGCACAGAGAAACAAGAAGAAGGGCATTCAACCACAGGAGAAAATGAAGTGGAGACATCTTCTCCTGTGAAAGTAGGGTTATTGCGTGACCCACTGGATTTTGACCTTGACCTCAATGAACTTCCTTCCATGGAGGACGATTAA